TGACCGGCCTCGGCCTGCCCCTCGAGGCTGACCCGCATCCCACCGGCGGTCTTGGCCGCACGGTCCTCGGCGAGCTGGGCGGGACCAGAGGCGTCGGCGTCGCCGACGACGAGCTCGTCCTCGACGAGCACAGCGGTCATCGTCAGAGCGGATCGCGATGAGGTGCATCCACGCCTCGTGGCTGCGGGTAACGTCAGCGATCGGCTGGCCGGTTTCGGCGTCGGTCAGGCGGAGAGTCAGGCGCGTCCGCTGGGCGGGCGCGGCCGTGGGCGCGGCATCGATGACGGCCTCAACTTCGGCCTCCTCAGCCTCGACCGGGTCGGCCTCGGTCGTCATCATCACGCTCATCGCCGGGCGCATCGGCATGCCGGTGCCCTGCATCCACGCCAGCACGCCTTTCATGCCGCGCTGCGCGCCCTCAGTCTCGGCCAGGCGCATCGCGCCGGCGCCGACCACGAGCGCCAGGAGTGCCACGACGACCAGGTACGCGTAGTCGCGGATGCGCGTGCGCAACGGCGGCGAGAGGATCTCGCGGACCGTGGCGGGCTGGCGGAAGCCACGCAGCCGCAGCGCGTTCGTGACGACGCTGACCGAGCTCATGGCCATCGCCGCGGCGGCGAGCACCGGGTCGAGCAGCAGCCCGGTGGCGGGGTACAGCGCACCGGCGGCGACGGGGATCAGCAGCACGTTGTAGGCGAACGCCCAGAACAAACCCTGCTTGATCGTCGCGACCGTCTTGCGGGACAGCGCGATCGCGCTGGTGATACTGCGCAGGTCACCGCCGATCAACGTGATGTCGGATGCGGCGATGGCGACGTCGGTGCCGGTGCCGATGGCGATGCCCAGGTCGGCCTGAGCCAGCGCGGGTGCATCGTTGATGCCATCACCGACCATCGCCACGACCCGGCCGTCGGCCTGCAGCCGCGCGACCTGCTCGGCCTTCTGGTGCGGCAGCACCTCGGCGAGCAGGTGGTCGATGCCGGCGTCGCGAGCGACGGCGCGCGCGGTGGCGGTTGTGTCGCCGGTCAGCATCCACACGTCTAGGCCCAGTGCCTGCAGCTGTTCGACGGCCTGGGTCGACTCGGGCTTGAGGCTGTCGGCGACCGCGATCAGACCTGCGGGGTGGCCATCGACCGCGACGAACATCGGCGTCGCGCCCTGCGCCGCCTGCCCCGCCGCGACGTCGGCCAGACCGTCGAGGACCATCCCGTGGCGGTCGAGCAGCGCGGCGTTGCCGATGACGACGTCGCGGCCGTCGACCCGTGCGGTGATCCCGTGACCGGACACGGCCTCGAAGCCTTCTGCGGCCGGCGGCGCGATGCCCTGGTCGTGGGCGTCGGTGACGATCGCTTCGCCGAGCGGATGCTCGGAACCGACCTCGGCCGCGGCGACCGCGCGAGCAGTTCACGCGCGGCGGTCTCGGCCGTCCACCCCAGCCCGTTGCCTGTGAGCGGCACGACCGCCACCACGCTCGGGCGCCCGCGGGTCAGCGTGCCGGTCTTGTCCAGCACGATGGTGTCGATGCGGCGCGCCTGCTCCAGCGCCTCGCCGCCGCCGATCAGGATGCCCAGCTCGGCCGCCTTGCCGGTGCCGACCATGATCGCCGTCGGCGTGGCCAGTCCGAGCGCGCAGGGGCACGCGATGATCAGCACGGCGATCGCGGTGCTGATCGCGAACGTCAGGCGCCCCACGTCGGGCCCGACGACCATCCAGACGACGAACGTCAGCGCAGCGGCGGCGATGACCGCCGGCACGAAGTACGCCGAGACCGTGTCGGCCAGCCGCTGCATCGGCGCGCGCGAGCCCTGGGCGTCCTCCACGAGCCGCACGATCTGCGCCAGCGTGGTGTCGCGGCCGACGTGGGTCGCGCGGAACACGAACGACCCGGTGCGGTTGATCGTCGCGCCGATCACCGTGTCACCCGGCGCCTTGTCGACCGGCA
The genomic region above belongs to Euzebyales bacterium and contains:
- a CDS encoding HAD-IC family P-type ATPase; the encoded protein is MVTDAHDQGIAPPAAEGFEAVSGHGITARVDGRDVVIGNAALLDRHGMVLDGLADVAAGQAAQGATPMFVAVDGHPAGLIAVADSLKPESTQAVEQLQALGLDVWMLTGDTTATARAVARDAGIDHLLAEVLPHQKAEQVARLQADGRVVAMVGDGINDAPALAQADLGIAIGTGTDVAIAASDITLIGGDLRSITSAIALSRKTVATIKQGLFWAFAYNVLLIPVAAGALYPATGLLLDPVLAAAAMAMSSVSVVTNALRLRGFRQPATVREILSPPLRTRIRDYAYLVVVALLALVVGAGAMRLAETEGAQRGMKGVLAWMQGTGMPMRPAMSVMMTTEADPVEAEEAEVEAVIDAAPTAAPAQRTRLTLRLTDAETGQPIADVTRSHEAWMHLIAIRSDDDRCARRGRARRRRRRRLWSRPARRGPCGQDRRWDAGQPRGAGRGRS